AGCTCAGCAGCAGCCATCCCCCCACGCCCAGGACGGCACCGGGGGTGAGGAAGCGCAGCTTCGGTCGATCGCGGTTGGGCCCGAACCAGAACGCAAACCCGAAGAAGAGCATCAGGATTGTGATCGCGGCGACGTAGCGCCCCAGCCCGATCAGCAGGCGGAACGGCGAGTCGAGCACCTCCTGTGGCAGGACGAGCTCCAGGAGTGTCGGACCGAAGACGATGGCGACGAACATGCCTGCCAGCGCCAGCGCAAGGGCCCCGATGACGCCGAGCGAGGTCAACCGCAGCCCGACGAAGCCACGGTCCTCCTTGCGGTCGTAGGCCTTGTTCAGGGCGTTGATCAGGGCCGCGGCCGCACCGCTGGCAGCGAACAGCCCGGCGCCGATGGAGATGACCAGCGCAACGGTCCCGTCCTCCTGGAGGTTCTGCAGGGCCGTCTGCAGCGCGTCCTCGACGAAGTCCCTGGCGCTGCCGGGGATCAGGTCGCCCGCGGCCTCGACCAGCTTCTGGATGTCGGCGGTGGACACGACCTGGGCGGCGATGGCGACTGCGGCGATGAGGCTGGGCACGAGGGCCAGCACGATCCGGAGGGTGACCACCGCGGCGAGGTTGGACACCTCGTCGTCCTTGAACTCCTGGCCGGTGTTGCGCAGCACCGTGCGCCAGCCGTCACCGCCGAGCTTCCACCAGGACCGCTCGTCGAGCGCCTGCGCTGTCGTCCCTGCCATCTCGTGCCCCGGTCAGTCCTCGCGGTCCCGTACGCCTCTCCGAGACTTGCCCCTCGCTCCCGGCAACGCAAACCCTTCGCCGTCCCGGACCACCAGGCCGTCGGCCACGAGGGCATCCAGGACCCCCACCCCGTGTTCGCCGGCCAGCTCGACGGCGGCGTCGTGGGGCAGCCGGCCCGCCCGTGCCGCGGCGATGATCCGCCCGCGTGCCTGCCGCGCGGACCCCTCGAACCGTCCCTGCGGCCGGGGGCGATGTGCCCCCCGCCCGGCGGGGTCCTCCTCGGGGCCGCCGGCCCAGCTGCACGTCGATGCGACGGGGCAGCGGTCACAGGCCGGCGTGCGGGCCCGACAGGTGGTGGCACCCAGGTCCATGAGCGCCGCTGCGGCCAGCGCCCCCCTCCCCCATCGGACGGCCCCGTCGGCCAACACCTGGGCGTCGGAGCGGTCCAGCACCCTGCCGGAGTGGCGAGCGACGATACGCGCCACGTTGGTGTCCACGGGCACCACGTCACGGTCGAAGGCGAAGGCCAGCACCGCCCGGGCCGTGTAGGGCCCGATGCCGGGCAGGGACAGCAGGCCGTCGAGGTCGTCGGGCACCTCACCGTCGTGCTGCTCAACCATCACCACTGCCGCGCGGTGCAGGTTGACTGCCCGCCGGTTGTAGCCGAGCCCCACCCACAGGTCGATCACCTCGGCCGGCGCGGCGTCGGCCATGGTGGCCGGGTCGGGGAACCGCTGGATCAGCTGCACCCACCGCTCGGCCACCCGATCGGCCTGTGTCTGCTGGGCCATGACCTCGCTGAGCAGGATCCCCCACGGGGTGGTGCCGGGGGTCCGCCACGGCAGCTTGCGCTCCTCGGGTCGGTGCCACGCCAGCACGCCCTCCACGAGCTCGCGCATCGCTGCATGGTCGACCGGGTCGTCAGCAGAGCGAGGAGGGGCACCCATGCTGGGTAGCCTGCCGCGAGATGGAGCAGCTGCACCCCACCCACGTGCCCGAGGTCGATGCCTACGAGGCCCACCGTCCGCCGAGCGGCACGGCGTCGTGGCTGCGGGTCAACATGGTGAGCAGCCTCGACGGCCACATCGTCGACGACGACGGGGTCAGCGGCGGGCTGGGCGGCGACGCCGATCGGTTGGCGTTCTTCGCCCTGCGCCACCACGCCGACGCGATCCTGGCCGGCGCCGGCACCGTTCGTGCCGAGGACTACGGCGGCATGCGTGTTCGCGACAGCATGCGGGCAGCGCGCGAGGCGGACGGTCGCGTCGACCCGGCCCCCATCGTGGTCGTGACCGCGTCCCTCGACCTGGACCCCACGTCGCGCCTGTTCACCGACACCCGGGTGCCCCCGATCGTGCTGACCACGACCGACGCGGACGACGACGCCGTCGATCGGATTGGCGGGGCCGGAGCGCGGATCGTGCGCGCGGGGGAGGGCCGGGTCGACCTCACCGAGGGTCTGGCCGTCCTGCGGGACGTCCTGGGCCTCCACCACGTCCTGTGCGAGGGCGGCCCCGGCCTGAACGCCGCGCTGCTGGCCGCTGACCTGGTGGACGAGCTCTGCCTGACGCTGGCCCCCGCCATCGTGGGCAGCGTCGACCCCCGGCGCATCGCGGGCGAGGCACACCCGGCGCGGGGGATGACCCTGTCCCGGGTCCTCCACGGGGACGGCGAGCTGCTGCTGCGCTACACCCGGCAGCGCTGAGGGGAGCCGGACCGGACCGACGGTCTCGTGCCCCTTGGCCGCGTTGCCGGCCGAGCTGCACATCTCCTCCCAGCGTTGGTGCACGTCAGCCCCCTGGGGAGCCGAGCTGCACATTTCCGGGAGGGGGGGGGGAGGGCCGACGGGTCAGAAGAGCTTCAGCTCGTCGGACTCGATGCCGCGCAGCTCGTCGTAGTCCACCTCGACGCAGGCGATGCCGCGGGACTCCGCGAGGACACGTGCCTGGGGCTTGATGAGCTGGGCGGCGAAGATGCCCCTGACGGGCCGGAGCAGGGGGTCGCGGTCCATGCGCTCGAGGTAGCGGGTCAGCTGCTCGACCCCGTCGATCTCGCCGCGTCGCTTGATCTCCACCGCCACGGCCTGCCCCTCGGCGTCACGCAGCAGCAGGTCGACCGGACCGATGTCGGTCGGGTACTCCCGGCGGACCAGCTGCAGGTTCTCGCCGATGGCGTCGGTGTTGGCCGCCAGCAGCTCCTGCAGGTGCGCCTCGACCCCGTCCTTGGTCAGGCCGGGGTCCTCGCCGAGCTCCGTCTCGGTCTCCCAGACCCGCTCGTGCAGGGTGATGGTCAGCGTCTCGCCCTTGGGGGACGTGACGACCCAGCGGTCGTCCTCCTCCTCCAGCTTGTTGGGCGCGTTCATCCAGTTGAGGGGCTTGTAGGCGCCGCCGTCGGCATGGATGGCGACGCAACCGTCGGCCTTCACCATGATCAGGCGCCGGGCCTCCGGCAGGTGGGCGGTCAGCCGACCGTCGTAGTCCACGGTGCAGCGGGCGATGAGTAGGCGCATGGGACCGGCAGCGTAGATGCCGACACGGCCACCTGCTGGGTCAGGCGGCGAGGCCCCGACGCTGGACCTCCGACGGGCGCAGGTGGATGGCGTGCATCGGGTCGGCCGTCGCCGCACCTTCCGCGGCGTCCAGCTCTGCACGGATCGCCTGGGCGGACGTGTGCCCGTCCCACAGCACCACACCGGCGCTGACCTCCGGGCGCACGACCACGCCGTCGTGGAGGACGGGCACGTGTGCTCGGTCCACGAGGCGTCGGCAGGCCCTGATCGCGGTGTCGCTCTCGGCCATGTCGGCCAGCACGACGACAACCCGATCGGCCTCCACTCGGGCCACGAGGTCGGTCCGCCGAACGGTGCGCATCAGGCGATCGGCCACGACGTCGGCAACAGGGCCGGCCTCGGCCACGCCGTCCACCGCGTGGACCCGCAAGGACAGGAGCGCGACCGACTCCCGGTTCGCCCCGGCCATCTCCAGCCGGCGGCCGAGCGTGCCAGCCCCGGGGAGCGCCTCGAGGCGGCTGGCGGTCGAGTCGGCGAACCATTCCGCTGGCATCCGGGCGATCAGCTCACGACGCCGCGCGTCCAGCAGCGCAGCCGTGGCGTCGACGGCGACGCGACGCTGGCTGGGACCGTCCAGTGCGATGGCGCCCGAGGGGCCGCCCTGCCGGTTGCCGAGCACGAGCACGCCGAGGGGTTCGGTGTCCATCAGCGGGATGACGATGGCGTCACCGACCTCCAGCTGGTCCAACCACGGCCGCAGCGGATGGGCATCGCCGTCGCGCAGGTCGATCGGCCTCGGGTCCACCGACAACCACGAGGTCACCAGCGCACGGAGCTCGTCAGGCGTAGGTGTCTCGTTGGGGGTGAGGTGATCGCCCTCCAGGGAGACCCGGGCCACGGCCTTGTTGGGTGGCGTCACGAACAGCGCCTCGGCCCGCGTGGCGCCCACGGCCGCTGCGAGCCCGCCCGCGACGCAGCGGATCACGGCTTCCGGGTCGCGGCCGCCACCGGCCCGCCCGAGGACGTCGTCGATCACCTCGGCCGCCACGACAGGGCTGGTTCGGCGTCCGGCGGCACGAGATGTGGCCACACCGAGCAGCCCGAGGACGGCAACGACGATCAGCAGCTCCGACACTGGCACCCTGCCTTGACGCGACTACGAAGGGCAAGCGCAATACTACCCACAGCCAGACCGTCAAACCAGACCCCGCTGGCCGTTTCCCCAGGGGCAGGAGCGTGGCCCCCAGAACGAGCGAGGGCCCGACGCGCTTGGTGCGTCGGGCCTGTGCTGTGCGTTGACGTCCCCCCAGGTTCTCCTGGGCTCTTGGCGCCCGCCGGGAACGGATCGACGTCGTGTGGTGAGCTTCACGTGACTCGTTGTCCGGATCACGAACGAAGCGTTACCTCATCGTAGCCCGAGGTGAACCCGTAGCCAACAACTTGTTCTCGCTGCGTCACATCCGCCAACACAGTGACATGGAGTGCGCGGCACGAACGCAGGAGGAGCGCCGTGCGATGCACGACGCTCCTCCCGGGTGGTTCGAACGGATCAGTCCTCGGCGCTGGCCAGCTCCATCGGCGGCACCTCGGGGGCGTCCATGGCCCGGAAGACCACGGCGTCGTCCTCGATGTCGGCGACGATCAGCTGGTTGGCGGAGAACTCGCCGTACAGCAGCTTCTCGCTGAGGACGTCCTCGATCTCGCGCTGGATGGTGCGACGAAGCGGACGGGCACCCAGGGTCGGGTCGTAGCCCTTCATGCTCAGCCAGTCCTTGGCGTCCTCGGTCAGCTCGATGTCGAGCGCCTTGGCCTTCAGCTGCTCCTTCACGCGCTTCATCATCAGGTCGACGATGTTCTTGACCTGCGCCTGGGTCAGCGGGTGGAAGACGATCGTGTCGTCGATGCGGTTGAGGAACTCGGGCCGGAAGTGACGCTTGAGCTCGTCGTCGACCTGCGCCTTCATCTGCTCGTAGTGCGACTTCTCGTCCGCCTGTGCGGCGAAACCGGTCGGCGTCTTGCCGAGGTTCCGGGTGCCCAGGTTGGAGGTCATGATCAGCACGGTGTTCTTGAAGTCCACCGCCTTGCCCTGCGAGTCGGTCAGGCGACCGTCCTCCAGGATCTGCAGCAGGGAGTTGAAGACGTCCGGGTGGGCCTTCTCGACCTCGTCGAACAGCACCACGCTGAAAGGACGACGGCGGACCGCCTCGGTCAGCTGACCGCCCTCTTCGTAACCGACGTAGCCGGGAGGCGAACCGATCAGGCGACTGACCGTGTGCTTCTCCTGGTACTCCGACATGTCGAGGTGGATCAGGGCGTCCTCGTCACCGAAGAGGAACTCCGCCAGCGTCTTGGCCAGCTCGGTCTTCCCGACACCCGAGGGACCGAGGAAGATGAACGAGCCGGACGGACGCTTGGGGTCCTTGAGTCCGGAGCGGGTCCGACGGATGGACTTGGAGACGGCCACGATGGCCTCTTCCTGACCGATGATCCGCTTGTGGAGCTCGGCCTCCATCCGCAGCAGCTTCTGGGTCTCCTCCTCGGTCAGCTTGAAGACCGGGATGCCCGTCCAGTTGCTGAGGACCTCGGCGATGTCCTCCTCGTCGAGGGTCAGGACCGTGTCCAGCCCAGAGGACTTCCATTCCTTCTCGCGCTCGGCGCGACGCTCGAGGAGCTTCTTCTCCTCGTCGCGAAGGCGGGCAGCCTTCTCGAAGTCCTGGTCGTCGATCGCCTGTTCCTTCTGCTTGCGGACCTTGTTGGCCTCGTCCTCGAGGTCCTGCAGGTCCGGCGGCGCGGTCAGGCGACGGATGCGAAGGCGAGAGCCGGCCTCGTCGAGGAGGTCGATGGCCTTGTCCGGGAGGAAGCGGTCGGAGATGTAGCGGTCGGCGAGGTTGGCCGAGGCCACCAGCGCCGCGTCGGTGATGGTGACGCGGTGGTGTGCCTCGTAGCTGTCGCGCAGGCCCTTGAGGATCTCGATCGTGTGGACGATGGAGGGTTCCTCCACCGTGATCGGCTGGAAGCGCCGCTCGAGCGCCGCGTCCTTCTCGAGGTGCTTGCGGTACTCGTCGATCGTCGTGGCACCGATGGTCTGCAGCTCGCCACGGGCCAGCATCGGCTTGAGGATGCTGGCGGCGTCGATGGCGCCCTCGGCAGCGCCTGCGCCGACGAGCGTGTGCAGCTCGTCGATGAACAGGATGATGTCGCCGCGGGTGGTGATCTCCTTGAGCACCTTCTTGAGGCGCTCCTCGAAGTCACCGCGGTAGCGGGAGCCGGCGACCAGGGCGCCGAGGTCCAGGGTGTAGAGCTGCTTGTCCTTCAGCGTCTCGGGGATGTTGCCCGACACGATCATCTGGGCCAGGCCCTCGACGATCGCGGTCTTGCCGACACCCGGCTCGCCGATCAGGACGGGGTTGTTCTTGCGACGGCGCGACAGCACCTGCATGACCCGCTCGATCTCGCGCTTGCGCCCGATGACCGGGTCGAGCTTGCCCTCGCGGGCGTGCTGGGTCAGGTTGCGGCCGAACTGGTCGAGCACCGGGGAGCCCTTGGACTCGCCCTCGCCCTGGCTGCCCGGCGCAACGCCGGCCTTGGGACTGCCCGACGGGGAGCCCTCGCCACCGGCGTAGCCGCTGAGCAGCTGGATGACCTGCTGGCGCACACGGTTGAGGTCCGCGCCGAGCTTCTGCAGGACCTGGGCGGCAACGCCCTCGCCCTCGCGGATCAGCCCGAGCAGGATGTGCTCGGTGCCGATGTAGTTGTGCCCGAGCTGCAGCGCTTCCCGCAGCGACAGCTCGAGGACCTTCTTGGCGCGGGGCGTGAAGGGGATGTGGCCGGCCGGGGCGGTCTGGCCCTGCCCGATGATCTCCTCGACCTGTTCACGGACGCCTTCGAGCGAGATGCCGAGGGACTCCAGCGCCTTCGCAGCGACGCCTTCCCCCTCGTGGATCAGCCCGAGCAGGATGTGCTCGGTGCCGATGTAGTTGTGGTTCAGCATCCGTGCTTCTTCTTGCGCCAGCACGACGACACGTCTGGCCCGGTCGGTGAAGCGTTCGAACATCTGGGGTGCCCCCTAAGGCAGTAGCGGGGAGTCGGTCAAGGGTAACGCCTGACGGGTGGCCCGGGAGGGCAGCCCCCAGGGGATATCCCTTTGTTGGCCACCCTACCCTCGGCTGCAGCGGCCCACCCGGGGATAGGTGTGGATCCCCGGTGAAAGGTGCCGGTCCGGGGCCGACTCAGGACTTGGTGGCCAGCTCGAGCAAGCTCTCCTGGTCGGTGAGGGCCTCCAGCGGCATGGGACGGGCGAGCAGGTAGCCCTGGCCGGCCATCTCCCCGTGCCCGCGCAGCCGATCCAGCTCGGCGATGGTCTCGATGCCCTCGGCGATGAGGACCAGACCCAGACGACGACCCAGCGTCACGATGGCCTCGAGGGCCGCCTGGCCACTGGGACGAGCGTCGGCGACGAAGGCACGGTCGATCTTGATGACGTCGAGCGGCAGGTCGGCGACGTAGCTGAGGGAGGAGAAGCCGGTGCCGAAGTCGTCCAGGGCGACGCGCACCCCAAGGGCCCGCAGCGCTTGGAGGGTTCGCACGGCCAGCTCGGTGTTGGTGACCGCCGCCGCCTCGGTCAGCTCCAGCACGAGCGCAACGGGCTGGACGCCGTGCCGGGTCAGCGCGCCGCGAACGATGTCCACGAATCCGCCATCGTTCAGCTGCGCCCCCGAGACGTTCACGCTGACCCATCCGCCGAGCCGTTCGGGATGCGCGGCGAGGTCGCGACAGGCACGGTCGAGCACCCACGCACCGATTCCGGCGATGGCCCCGGTGTCTTCAGCCACGGCGATGAACTCGCCGGGGCCGAGGAGCCCACGGGACGGGCTGTCCCAGCGGACCAGGGCCTCGGCCCCCAGCAAGGTGCCCGTCGTGAGGTCGACGACGGGTTGGTAGTGCAGGACCAGCTCGTCGCGGGCCGCGGCGCCGGACAGGTCACGGCGGAGCTCGGCCCTGGACGGCCGCTCGCCCAGCAGGCCAGGGGCGTAGATCTCGATGCGGTTCTTGCCCTGCCGCTTGGCGGTGTACATGGCGAAGTCCGCGTTGCCGAGCAGCTCCTCGGCGTCGCCCGGTCCCGCGCCCAGCGCGCTGATCGCCAAGCCGATGCTGCAGGCGATGTCCACCTCGGCGCCCGCGATGACGGTGCCCGACGACAGGGCCTCCAGCGCGTCGAGGGCGGCGCGACTCGCGATGGCCGGGTCGTCGGTCAAGCCCAACGTCATGGCGAACTCGTCCCCTCCGAGGCGCGCGACGACGGCGCCGTTCGGCGCGGCGCGGCGCAAGCGCTCGGCCACGACGGTGAGCAGCTGGTCACCAGCGGCGTGGCCCATCGTGTCGTTGATGTCCTTGAAGTCGTCCAGGTCCAGGAACAGGACGGCGACGCGGTCGATGGTCGGATCGGCCAGCCTGGCGTGGAGCGCCTGGCCGAACGCCTTGCGGTTGGGCATGCCCGTCAGGTCATCGGTCAGCGCTTGGTCCCGCAGCCGGTCCTGGCTGTCGCGCACCGAGACGGCCGTCTCGCTCAGGGCCAGTCCCAGCTCACCCAGCTCCCGCACGGACTCGCCCAGCTCGACGGAGAACCCGTCGGCACCGTGCAGCTCCCGGGCGGCCGTCTGCAGCAGCGCGATGGGCCGCAGCACTCGACGCCGCATCCTCTGCGCGGCGCTGAGCGCGGTGAGCAGGCCGATCACCACCGCGCCGATCACGACCGCGACAACCGTTCGCTGCATGATCTGTGAGTCGTGGATGCTGACGTGCAGATCGGCCAGCAGCTCGGCCCGTACGGCGGTCAGGGTCCGACGGGCGTCGGTCAGGTCTCGCCACGTCGCGTTGAAGGGGTCGTTCCCGGCTTGCAGCAGAACGAAGATCTCGCCGCTGGCCACGTAGCCCGGGGCCGTCGCGAGGTCGGCGTCGAAGTCCTCCCAGGCGTCCCGAGCCGGTCGCAGCATGGCCGCGGTCCCCGTGCTGGCGAGCTCGGCCTCGAGGTTGTCGAAGGCGGCGTCCATGCGCGCGACCACCTCGGCGTAGGCCGCCTGCTGGTTGGCGTACTGCTCCGGTCCACCAACGGCGTACATGACGCCAGACGCGGGGTCCTCGACGTCCCCGATCACCAGCTCGAGCTCGATGACCGCGGCCATCTGCTCCTCGAGGGCGGTCGTGGTCCGGGCGAACAGTGCCTGCTGATAGGTCGTGGCGCCGATCGCCACCGCTCCGACGGTGACCAACGCGCCCAGGAAGGACGCGATGACCGCTGACCACGTCCGCCGCAGCGTCGGCCCGCGTTCCGGACGGCTCGTGGCCCCCGTGGGGCCCGTCATGTCTGGCATCTCGCTCCTCGATCGTTCTCTGTTGCTCAGGCGCGTCGGGGAGGGGCTCCTCGTGGTCCCGGCTACTGAGGTCTGCCGTGTCAGCAAGGCACGATCGGCAACCTTAACCTGACACTGAGTAATTCGATGGGGTCGCGAGTTGTCACCCGGGGTGCGCTGGGCTGCGCGGGCCAGCTGGTGCCCGATTCCTCAACCGAGCCCATGACGTGCCGATGCTGTCGGTGACGTCCGGCACGGTGCTGGGCGAACCGCTTCACGGATGAGGCAGGAACGCACATATGGACATGGCACTCATCGGAGGGCTCGTACTCTCCTTCCTCGCGATCATCGTCTCCACGCTGATCGACGGAAACAGCTTCGGACCGCTGATCGGCCCGTCGTCGTTCGTGTTGGTCTTCTTCGGCGCCCTCGGGGCGGGGATGACCGGCCTGAACAAGGAGGACCTCGGACGGATCCCCAAGACGGCGATCAAGGCCATCAAGGGCGCGACGTTCGCCAACTCCGGCACGGTCACGATGATGGCCCAGCTGGCCGACGTGGCGCGCCGCGAGGGCGTGCTGGCGCTCGAGTCGCGGCTCGACGGCATCGAGGACACCTTCCTGCGCAAGGGCGCCCAGCTGATCCTCGACGGCGTCGACTCCGAGAAGGTCGAGGAGGCGATGAGCATCCAGATGAACGCCACGCTCAGCCGGCACAAGCTGATGATCGCCTTCTACGAGGCCGTCGGCGGCTACCTGCCCACCTTCGGCATGATCGGCACGGTCATCGGCCTGATCAACATGCTGGGCAACCTGTCGGACCCCTCCCAGCTGGGTGCCGGCATGGCCGTCGCGCTGCTGACCACGCTGTACGGCGTGATGTTCGCCAACCTGGCTTTCATGCCCATCGCCGGCAAGCTCAGGCTGCTGATGGAGCAGGAGCAGACCGCGATGCAGGTCGTCCTCGACGGCGTACTCAGCATCCAGGCCGGCATGAGCCCGCAGATGCTGGTCGAGCGCCTCGAGTCCTACCTGCCGCCTGCCGAGCAGCAGGGCTACAGCGACCGCATGGCGGCTGCGGCCTAGGCCGCGCCCGTTCCCGGAGCCTCCCATGGCCAAGCACAAGTGCGTCATCCCCGACCCGCCAGCGGACACCACCCGCTGGATGGGTACCTACGGCGACATGGTGACCCTCCTGATGGCGTTCTTCGTCATGCTGTTCGCCGTCTCGGAGACCAACAACGAGAAGTTCATCGCGTTCGTGGCCGGCCTCGCAGGCCCGTTCGACAACCCGGCCCTCGAGCTCGGGATCGTCGACGGCGCGGCGCTGCCCGAGACCAGCGTGAGCCCCATCTCGCTGGTCGCGCCACAGCCCGGCTACCGCGACGAGTTCAGCCAGCAGACCCTCGACGAGGTGTCGGCGCAGGAAGCGGCGCGTGAACAGCTCGCCGAGGTCGAGACCGCCCTGGAGGAGGTCCTGGAGGTCACCGACGTGCCGATCACGGCCGAGATCCGCGCCGACGCGCGTGGGCTGGTGGTCAGCATCTCCACCGATCACGTCCTGTTCGAGGTGGGTGCGGCGGAGATCTCCGCGGCCGGTCGACAGCTGATCGCCGAGATCGCCCCGGTGCTGGTCGGAGCCCCCAACAGCGTGGTGATCGAGGGCCACACCGACGACACGCCGCTGTCCGCCGGCGGGGACACCAACTGGAACCTGTCCACCGACCGTGCCGTCGCGGTCCTGGAGCTGCTCGGGACCGAGCACGGCATGCCGTGGGATCGCGTCTCGGCCTCCGGCTACGGCGAGCACCGTCCGCTGGTGCCCAACACCTCACCGGCGAACCGGGCCGTCAACCGACGCGTGGAGATCCTGGTCGTGGGCCTCGACATCGCCGACAACGGTGCACCGCCCCCGCCCGCCGACGCGGTGACGAGCGAGGCATCGACCACCACACCCCCCGTGGAGGTCGTGACTGGCGTGGTGGAGGACCCCATCGGTGACCCGGTCGCCGACGCCACCGTGTCCGGCGATCCCGTCGCGCAGGCGGCGGTGGGGGCCGTGGCCGGCGGTCCGACGCTGGCGGCGATCCTCGGCCAGTAGCGGGTAGCGTGGGCCCGACCATGGAGTCCACGCGAGCGGACCGGTGGCTGTGGGCCATCCGGCTGTACAAGACCAGGGCCGCGGCTGCGGACGCCTGCAAGGCAGGCCACGTCAGCATCAACGGCAAGAAGGCCAAGCCGGCCGCACAGGTCCGGGTCGGGGACCGGCTCGAGGCCCGGGTCAACCAGCGCCAGCGGATCGTGGAGGTCCTGCGTGTGATCGAGTCACGCGTCGGGGCCCCGATCGCTGTGGAGTGCTACGCCGACCACTCTCCCCCGCCCGACCCCCGCCCGTCCGCTGCGGCGCTGGCGGGCTCCCGCGACCGCGGTGCCGGACGTCCCACGAAGAAGGATCGCCGCGAGATGGAGCGCCTCCGCCGCCTGCGCTGACTACAGGTCGGCGAGGCGGTCGTCGAGGTGGCGCTGCTCGACGACGTTGTTGGTCAGGGCGCGGGCGCGGGTGAGGGCCTCCCGGGCGTCATCGGTCCGACCCAGGCGTTCCAGGAAGTCCGCACGGGCGGCATGGACCAGGTGGTAGTCGTCCAGGCCGTCGATCCGGTCGATCGCGGTCAGGCCGGCCTCGGGCCCCTCGGCCATGCCGACGGCCACGGCGTGGTTGAGGGCCACCACCGGAGAGGGATCGCCGACGGCCAACGAGGCGTACAACCCGGCGATCTGCGTCCAGTCGGTGTCGTTCCACGTACGAGCCTCGGCGTGGACGGCCTGGATGGCAGCCTGGACCTGGTAGGGCCCCGGACGGCCGCGGCGCAGCGCCCGTTCGACCAGCGCGCAGCCCTCCTCGATCATCTCGCGGTCCCAGCGCGTCCGGTCCTGTTCCCCCAGCCTGACCAGTCGGCGACCACGCGCCCGGCTGTGGCGCCGGCTGTCGATCAGCACCATCAGCGCGAGCAAGCCGGTCACCTCGGGCTCGTTGGGCATCAACCGGTGCAGCAGGCGGCCCAGGCGGATGGCCTCGCCCGAGAGCTCGGCGTCCAGCAGGACGTCGCCCTCCCCCCGG
The nucleotide sequence above comes from Euzebya pacifica. Encoded proteins:
- a CDS encoding YihY/virulence factor BrkB family protein, giving the protein MAGTTAQALDERSWWKLGGDGWRTVLRNTGQEFKDDEVSNLAAVVTLRIVLALVPSLIAAVAIAAQVVSTADIQKLVEAAGDLIPGSARDFVEDALQTALQNLQEDGTVALVISIGAGLFAASGAAAALINALNKAYDRKEDRGFVGLRLTSLGVIGALALALAGMFVAIVFGPTLLELVLPQEVLDSPFRLLIGLGRYVAAITILMLFFGFAFWFGPNRDRPKLRFLTPGAVLGVGGWLLLSFLFGLYVSFSQTYAATYGAFAGVIVLLVWLNYSFTVLLMGAELDHEIERYLTPDAAETPAGAAAHDHDDAHDPDDVTADMPRHPGLVAAAAGSGSGTTEGDSTDVEGSTAGLVVPPLQGVAAATPGAALAARAWRRYLR
- a CDS encoding A/G-specific adenine glycosylase; amino-acid sequence: MGAPPRSADDPVDHAAMRELVEGVLAWHRPEERKLPWRTPGTTPWGILLSEVMAQQTQADRVAERWVQLIQRFPDPATMADAAPAEVIDLWVGLGYNRRAVNLHRAAVVMVEQHDGEVPDDLDGLLSLPGIGPYTARAVLAFAFDRDVVPVDTNVARIVARHSGRVLDRSDAQVLADGAVRWGRGALAAAALMDLGATTCRARTPACDRCPVASTCSWAGGPEEDPAGRGAHRPRPQGRFEGSARQARGRIIAAARAGRLPHDAAVELAGEHGVGVLDALVADGLVVRDGEGFALPGARGKSRRGVRDRED
- a CDS encoding dihydrofolate reductase family protein, which gives rise to MEQLHPTHVPEVDAYEAHRPPSGTASWLRVNMVSSLDGHIVDDDGVSGGLGGDADRLAFFALRHHADAILAGAGTVRAEDYGGMRVRDSMRAAREADGRVDPAPIVVVTASLDLDPTSRLFTDTRVPPIVLTTTDADDDAVDRIGGAGARIVRAGEGRVDLTEGLAVLRDVLGLHHVLCEGGPGLNAALLAADLVDELCLTLAPAIVGSVDPRRIAGEAHPARGMTLSRVLHGDGELLLRYTRQR
- the nucS gene encoding endonuclease NucS, which produces MRLLIARCTVDYDGRLTAHLPEARRLIMVKADGCVAIHADGGAYKPLNWMNAPNKLEEEDDRWVVTSPKGETLTITLHERVWETETELGEDPGLTKDGVEAHLQELLAANTDAIGENLQLVRREYPTDIGPVDLLLRDAEGQAVAVEIKRRGEIDGVEQLTRYLERMDRDPLLRPVRGIFAAQLIKPQARVLAESRGIACVEVDYDELRGIESDELKLF
- a CDS encoding diguanylate cyclase domain-containing protein yields the protein MSELLIVVAVLGLLGVATSRAAGRRTSPVVAAEVIDDVLGRAGGGRDPEAVIRCVAGGLAAAVGATRAEALFVTPPNKAVARVSLEGDHLTPNETPTPDELRALVTSWLSVDPRPIDLRDGDAHPLRPWLDQLEVGDAIVIPLMDTEPLGVLVLGNRQGGPSGAIALDGPSQRRVAVDATAALLDARRRELIARMPAEWFADSTASRLEALPGAGTLGRRLEMAGANRESVALLSLRVHAVDGVAEAGPVADVVADRLMRTVRRTDLVARVEADRVVVVLADMAESDTAIRACRRLVDRAHVPVLHDGVVVRPEVSAGVVLWDGHTSAQAIRAELDAAEGAATADPMHAIHLRPSEVQRRGLAA
- a CDS encoding ATP-dependent Clp protease ATP-binding subunit codes for the protein MFERFTDRARRVVVLAQEEARMLNHNYIGTEHILLGLIHEGEGVAAKALESLGISLEGVREQVEEIIGQGQTAPAGHIPFTPRAKKVLELSLREALQLGHNYIGTEHILLGLIREGEGVAAQVLQKLGADLNRVRQQVIQLLSGYAGGEGSPSGSPKAGVAPGSQGEGESKGSPVLDQFGRNLTQHAREGKLDPVIGRKREIERVMQVLSRRRKNNPVLIGEPGVGKTAIVEGLAQMIVSGNIPETLKDKQLYTLDLGALVAGSRYRGDFEERLKKVLKEITTRGDIILFIDELHTLVGAGAAEGAIDAASILKPMLARGELQTIGATTIDEYRKHLEKDAALERRFQPITVEEPSIVHTIEILKGLRDSYEAHHRVTITDAALVASANLADRYISDRFLPDKAIDLLDEAGSRLRIRRLTAPPDLQDLEDEANKVRKQKEQAIDDQDFEKAARLRDEEKKLLERRAEREKEWKSSGLDTVLTLDEEDIAEVLSNWTGIPVFKLTEEETQKLLRMEAELHKRIIGQEEAIVAVSKSIRRTRSGLKDPKRPSGSFIFLGPSGVGKTELAKTLAEFLFGDEDALIHLDMSEYQEKHTVSRLIGSPPGYVGYEEGGQLTEAVRRRPFSVVLFDEVEKAHPDVFNSLLQILEDGRLTDSQGKAVDFKNTVLIMTSNLGTRNLGKTPTGFAAQADEKSHYEQMKAQVDDELKRHFRPEFLNRIDDTIVFHPLTQAQVKNIVDLMMKRVKEQLKAKALDIELTEDAKDWLSMKGYDPTLGARPLRRTIQREIEDVLSEKLLYGEFSANQLIVADIEDDAVVFRAMDAPEVPPMELASAED